One window of the Rosa rugosa chromosome 3, drRosRugo1.1, whole genome shotgun sequence genome contains the following:
- the LOC133740910 gene encoding uncharacterized protein LOC133740910: MANDHWIYDTPPLSDVEAKLRPLLVQLGNDNKLLGVQVCAYKDGKVIIDTAGGLLEKDSDRPVQPDSLFPVFSVTKGITAGMLHWLIDAGKLKLEDSVANIWSEFGSHGKDLIKVHHALNHTSGLHNALADIVLGNPFLMSNWEECLKSTAMSVPESEPGKEQTYHYISYGYICGGIIEHASGKKFQEILEEAFIHPLQIEGELYIGIPAGVEARLASLAPYGDDPKKLSEVGSRLDLPSSLKPDSIQQAATMVPALFNMLNIRRAIIPAANAHCSARAIARYYASLVDGGAIPPPHSSSSSTPPLGSHPHIPHSTAAENSSSGPKIDKLFSNPKIHDAFLGVGEYASLVKQDGIFGLGFKRCHHSKDRSLIGFGHSGMGGSTGFCDIENKFAVAVTLNKMSYGAETARIIQLVCSELNIPVPEEYSGFEDSDAKVLVN; encoded by the exons ATGGCTAATGATCACTGGATCTATGATACACCTCCCCTCTCTGATGTAGAGGCCAAGCTCAGGCCACTCCTAGTTCAGCTGGGAAATGACAACAAATTACTTGGAGTTCAG GTATGCGCTTACAAAGATGGAAAGGTTATTATTGACACTGCTGGTGGATTGCTCGAAAAAGATAGTGACCGGCCGGTTCAGCCTGACAGCCTTTTTCCAGTTTTTTCGGTAACAAAGGGAATAACAGCTGGAATGTTACATTGGTTGATTGACGCCGG AAAATTGAAGCTCGAGGATAGTGTTGCAAATATATGGTCAGAATTTGGATCACATGGAAAAGATCTCATAAAG gtCCATCATGCGCTTAACCATACATCTGGACTGCACAATGCCTTGGCAGACATTGTGTTAGGAAACCCTTTTCTCATGTCTAACTGGGAAGAGTGTTTAAAAAGCACGGCCATGTCGGTACCTGAGAGTGAGCCTGGCAAGGAGCAGACATACCACTATATATCTTATGGTTATATCTGTGGCGGAATCATTGAG CATGCATCAGGGAAGAAATTCCAGGAGATTCTTGAAGAAGCATTCATTCACCCCCTACAAATTGAAGGCGAGTTATATATTGGAATCCCTGCAG GTGTGGAAGCTCGGCTTGCAAGCCTTGCACCCTATGGAGATGATCCGAAGAAGCTTTCAGAGGTTGGCAGCCGTTTGGATTTGCCCTCCAGCCTCAAGCCAGACAGCATTCAACAAGCTGCTACCATGGTGCCTGCTCTATTCAACATGCTCAACATCCGCCGCGCCATCATCCCAGCAGCCAATGCACATTGCTCGGCACGTGCAATAGCGCGTTACTATGCATCCCTAGTCGATGGAGGTGCTATTCCACCACCTCATTCCTCCTCCTCTTCGACACCACCTCTCGGTAGCCATCCTCACATTCCCCACTCTACTGCTGCTGAAAACTCATCATCCGGTCCTAAAATAGATAAGCTATTCAGCAACCCAAAAATTCATGATGCTTTTTTGGGGGTGGGGGAATATGCTAGTTTGGTTAAGCAGGATGGGATATTTGGACTCGGGTTTAAGAGGTGCCACCACTCGAAGGACAGGTCACTTATCGGCTTTGGCCACTCAGGAATGGGTGGATCTACTGGCTTTTGTGACATAGAAAACAAGTTTGCTGTTGCTGTAACTTTGAATAAAATGTCATATGGTGCTGAGACTGCAAGAATAATACAGTTGGTTTGTTCAGAGTTGAATATCCCAGTGCCAGAGGAATATTCAGGTTTTGAAGACAGTGATGCAAAAGTTTTAGTTAATTGA